One Dasania marina DSM 21967 DNA segment encodes these proteins:
- the rlmD gene encoding 23S rRNA (uracil(1939)-C(5))-methyltransferase RlmD, which translates to MAKPRNNLRIFKPKQRLAVQGNHELTIDAISSDGRGIAKHKGKTVFVAGALPGEQVLVRFTTNRKSHDEAETIKVLQASDQRVTAPCQYYGRCGGCSFQHYHYQGQLQAKQQHLQQLFKHHEQSQEQPIAWQPALSADAYHYRHRVRFAISAKGKHFMLGYRQANSHELIAIDSCAIADPAINTFLPALKQLLSTLSKRALLLECAVVVDADKQLSVLLSVKAELPEQDYAQLQQFAQPLAVTIKVLHVEQPYAAPLFISGSLPQRYRLSADMNITYQAGDFTQINTAINQQMIQCLKSWLQLNEQDVVADYFCGIGNLTLPMAAASKQLLAYELVETMVAKAQANAADNGLTNITFVVADLFAEQLVIAQSANKVVLDPPRAGAKQLCTVLAQHSASQLLYVSCNPATLARDAEILQQGGYVISKAALIDMFPQTKHMECMLLLEKKP; encoded by the coding sequence ATGGCTAAACCTAGAAATAATTTACGCATATTCAAGCCCAAGCAAAGGCTTGCTGTGCAGGGTAATCATGAGCTAACTATCGACGCCATCAGCAGTGACGGCCGTGGTATAGCCAAGCATAAAGGCAAAACCGTTTTTGTAGCCGGGGCTTTGCCCGGCGAGCAAGTGTTGGTGCGCTTTACCACTAACCGTAAAAGTCATGATGAAGCCGAAACGATAAAGGTGCTACAGGCTTCTGATCAGCGGGTGACAGCACCGTGCCAGTATTACGGCCGCTGTGGTGGCTGTAGTTTCCAACATTATCATTACCAAGGGCAGTTACAGGCCAAGCAGCAGCATTTGCAGCAGCTATTTAAACACCATGAGCAAAGTCAGGAGCAGCCCATAGCGTGGCAACCGGCGCTTAGCGCAGATGCCTACCATTATCGCCACCGAGTACGTTTTGCCATTAGCGCCAAGGGCAAGCACTTTATGTTGGGTTATAGGCAGGCTAATAGCCATGAGTTGATAGCTATAGATAGTTGTGCGATAGCCGACCCGGCTATCAATACATTCTTACCTGCGCTTAAACAATTACTCAGCACTTTGAGCAAGCGTGCGTTGTTATTAGAATGTGCCGTCGTCGTGGATGCTGATAAGCAACTCTCCGTGTTGCTCAGTGTTAAGGCAGAATTACCAGAGCAAGATTACGCGCAGCTACAGCAGTTTGCTCAGCCCTTGGCCGTCACTATTAAGGTGCTGCATGTAGAGCAGCCCTATGCCGCACCTTTATTTATCAGTGGCTCGCTGCCGCAGCGCTACCGCTTAAGTGCTGATATGAACATTACTTACCAAGCCGGTGACTTTACCCAGATCAATACGGCGATTAATCAGCAAATGATACAGTGCTTAAAATCCTGGCTGCAGTTAAACGAGCAGGATGTGGTAGCCGATTATTTTTGCGGTATAGGTAATTTAACCCTGCCTATGGCGGCTGCTAGCAAGCAGTTGCTGGCCTATGAACTGGTAGAAACCATGGTAGCTAAGGCGCAGGCGAATGCCGCTGACAATGGTTTAACTAATATTACTTTTGTCGTCGCCGATTTATTTGCCGAACAACTAGTCATAGCGCAAAGTGCCAATAAAGTGGTGTTAGATCCCCCCAGAGCCGGGGCTAAGCAGTTATGTACGGTGCTAGCCCAGCATAGCGCTAGTCAGTTGCTTTATGTCTCTTGTAATCCAGCCACATTGGCCAGAGATGCTGAGATTTTACAGCAGGGCGGTTACGTGATTAGCAAAGCCGCACTAATCGATATGTTCCCCCAAACCAAGCATATGGAATGCATGTTGTTACTAGAGAAGAAGCCATAA
- a CDS encoding ABC transporter ATP-binding protein — translation MDTMTATALLSIDDLSITFNNNANYTVNNVSLAINAGETVALVGESGSGKSITAHAIMRLLPYPLASHPSGKIFFEGVDVLSLPENKLRTLRGNDVAMIFQEPLSALNPLQTVGKQIGEVISLHQAISNGQLQEQIIKLLNSVKIKDPLSKINSYPHELSGGQRQRVMIAMAIANKPKLLIADEPTTALDVTVQSEILDLLLDLQKTMNMAILLISHDLRVVKKMASRCYVMQQGKIVEHQATATLLSHPQHPHTQELLQAQPDANPVPIASQQPLPILSSKQLAVNYPLAKPWFFSKQQYFTALQPLDIQLYPGQTLGIVGESGSGKSTLAMALLKLQKASGSIYYQGQNILPLSESIFRPLRQDIQVVFQDPFSSLSPRLAISEIISEGLRVFHKLTPPQCEQRVIEVLDEVKLDPELRHRYPHECSGGQRQRIAIARAIILKPKIIILDEPTSALDRSVQVQVLDLLKDLQRRHQLSYVFISHDLQVVRSISHQLIVMKEGAVVEAGDSGEVFTKPQHPYTQQLLQAGLDH, via the coding sequence ATGGATACTATGACTGCTACAGCGCTACTTAGCATTGATGACTTATCAATCACTTTTAACAACAATGCCAATTACACGGTTAACAATGTCAGCCTTGCTATAAACGCGGGTGAAACAGTGGCGTTAGTGGGCGAAAGTGGATCCGGTAAATCCATTACCGCACATGCCATTATGCGCTTGCTACCCTACCCCTTAGCTAGCCACCCTAGCGGTAAGATTTTTTTTGAAGGCGTTGACGTTTTAAGTTTGCCAGAAAATAAATTACGGACACTGCGCGGCAACGACGTTGCCATGATTTTTCAAGAGCCCTTAAGTGCGTTAAACCCTTTACAAACCGTAGGCAAGCAAATTGGCGAAGTCATCAGCCTGCATCAGGCGATTAGCAACGGCCAACTGCAAGAGCAAATAATTAAGCTACTTAACAGCGTTAAAATAAAAGACCCACTTAGCAAAATAAATAGCTACCCTCATGAGTTATCCGGCGGCCAGCGCCAGCGTGTGATGATAGCCATGGCTATAGCCAACAAACCCAAATTATTAATTGCCGATGAACCCACCACCGCCTTAGATGTTACCGTACAAAGTGAAATTTTAGACTTGCTGTTAGATTTACAAAAAACCATGAATATGGCTATCTTATTGATTAGCCATGATTTACGGGTGGTTAAAAAAATGGCCTCGCGTTGCTACGTTATGCAACAGGGTAAAATCGTTGAGCACCAAGCCACTGCTACATTACTCAGCCATCCCCAGCATCCACACACGCAAGAGTTATTGCAAGCACAACCCGACGCCAATCCCGTCCCCATAGCTAGCCAGCAACCGTTACCCATACTTAGCAGCAAGCAATTAGCGGTTAATTATCCACTGGCTAAGCCTTGGTTTTTTAGCAAGCAACAATATTTCACCGCATTACAGCCGTTGGATATACAGCTATACCCCGGCCAAACCTTAGGCATAGTAGGTGAAAGCGGCTCAGGTAAAAGCACCTTGGCTATGGCCTTATTAAAACTGCAAAAAGCCAGTGGTAGCATTTATTACCAAGGGCAAAATATACTGCCGCTTTCTGAATCGATCTTTAGACCGCTACGGCAAGATATCCAAGTAGTGTTTCAAGATCCGTTCAGCAGCCTTAGCCCACGCCTAGCCATTAGCGAGATTATCAGCGAAGGCTTACGCGTTTTTCATAAGCTAACGCCGCCGCAATGTGAACAGCGGGTCATAGAAGTACTAGACGAAGTTAAACTAGACCCAGAGTTACGCCACCGCTACCCGCACGAATGTTCAGGGGGGCAACGCCAGCGCATAGCCATAGCCAGAGCCATCATTCTAAAACCTAAAATCATTATTTTAGATGAGCCCACCTCGGCGCTGGACCGCTCGGTACAGGTACAAGTATTGGATTTGCTAAAAGACTTACAGCGCCGCCACCAGCTAAGCTATGTCTTTATCAGCCATGATTTGCAGGTGGTGCGTTCTATCAGCCATCAGTTAATCGTGATGAAAGAAGGCGCTGTTGTCGAAGCTGGCGACAGTGGCGAAGTCTTTACTAAACCGCAACATCCCTACACCCAACAATTATTACAGGCCGGGCTAGATCATTGA
- a CDS encoding ABC transporter permease: MTVLSNLSPINQRRWAIFRAHRRGFYSLILFSLLFVLSLFAELIANDKPFIISHKGELYAPAIFTYPETTFGGFFETEADYSDPYVINLLENNGWVIWPLIPYSYDTHIDQLASPAPSAPDGNNWLGTDDQARDVLARVIYGFRISVIFALSLSIGSSIIGITVGAVQGYFGGKIDLLGQRFIEIWSGLPALFILIILASMITPSIWWLLGIMLLFSWTQLVDVVRAEFLRGRNLDYVKAAKAMGVNNKTIMLRHILPNAMVATLTYMPFIITAAITTLTSLDFLGFGLPPGSASLGELVAQAKANLHAPWLGLSAFIVLSTMLSLLVFIGEAVRDALDPRLIS; the protein is encoded by the coding sequence GTGACTGTTCTTTCAAACTTAAGCCCTATCAACCAACGTCGCTGGGCCATTTTTCGTGCGCACCGCAGGGGCTTTTATAGCTTAATACTGTTTAGCCTATTATTTGTGCTTAGCCTGTTTGCCGAGCTTATTGCCAATGACAAACCGTTTATTATCAGCCACAAAGGCGAGCTGTATGCCCCGGCCATTTTTACCTATCCCGAAACCACTTTTGGTGGTTTTTTTGAAACAGAAGCGGATTACTCCGACCCTTATGTTATTAACTTACTAGAAAACAACGGCTGGGTGATATGGCCTTTAATCCCTTATAGCTACGACACTCACATCGATCAACTCGCCAGCCCTGCTCCCTCCGCCCCCGATGGCAATAATTGGCTAGGCACTGACGATCAAGCTAGGGATGTTTTAGCGCGGGTGATCTACGGCTTTAGAATATCGGTGATTTTCGCCCTCAGTTTAAGCATAGGTAGTTCCATCATAGGCATAACTGTAGGTGCGGTGCAGGGATATTTTGGAGGCAAGATAGATTTACTGGGGCAACGATTTATAGAAATATGGTCGGGGCTGCCGGCACTGTTTATCTTAATTATTTTGGCCAGCATGATTACCCCCAGTATTTGGTGGCTATTGGGCATTATGCTGTTATTTAGCTGGACCCAATTAGTCGACGTAGTACGGGCAGAATTTTTGCGCGGCCGCAACCTAGACTATGTTAAAGCGGCCAAGGCCATGGGCGTAAATAATAAAACCATTATGCTACGGCATATATTACCCAACGCTATGGTTGCCACCCTAACCTACATGCCGTTTATTATTACCGCTGCCATCACTACCTTAACTTCCTTAGACTTTTTAGGCTTTGGTTTACCACCAGGCTCGGCCTCTTTAGGTGAACTAGTAGCGCAGGCAAAAGCGAATTTACATGCCCCTTGGTTAGGCCTCAGTGCGTTTATCGTGTTATCCACCATGTTAAGCTTATTAGTATTTATAGGCGAAGCCGTACGTGACGCCCTAGACCCAAGGTTAATCAGCTAA
- a CDS encoding methyltransferase — protein sequence MSTETFTSAVATTRLHRLPLQNQQSLRAWDAADELLLKHIASQQLVQANSKVLLINDHFGTLSVNLAAANVASISHWGDSYISQLATKHNLQANQLNTSLHYLSSVEALIESYDLILIKLPKVTALLETQLNGLTQHLNDGGQIIAAGMCKHMPMSTYKIFERFIGSTCTSNAHKKARLIFPQVESREIQSLPYPIRFTEPSLELSLSNHANVFSKESLDIGARFFIEQFQQLPAAQNIIDLGCGNGVLGIIAKRIMQQKRIDSHIHFVDESFMAIASAQQNYQQAHQQSKDASFYHSECLSQLPGLPVDLILCNPPFHQQHSTGDYIAKRMFSQSYERLKPQGQLWVVANRHLPYAPYLKNLFSRCNTIAKNNKFIIYQLVK from the coding sequence TTGAGCACAGAAACCTTTACTAGCGCAGTCGCCACCACAAGGCTGCATCGCCTACCCTTGCAAAACCAGCAAAGCCTAAGAGCCTGGGATGCTGCCGACGAGTTATTGCTTAAGCATATAGCCAGCCAACAGCTAGTACAGGCCAATAGCAAAGTACTGCTAATTAACGATCACTTTGGCACCTTAAGTGTAAACTTGGCCGCCGCTAATGTCGCCAGCATTAGTCACTGGGGCGATTCCTATATTAGCCAGCTGGCAACAAAACATAACTTACAAGCTAACCAATTAAATACGTCCTTACATTATCTCAGCTCAGTGGAAGCATTGATTGAAAGCTATGACCTAATTCTCATCAAGTTACCTAAGGTTACCGCCTTACTAGAAACTCAACTCAATGGTTTAACTCAACACTTAAACGACGGCGGGCAAATTATTGCAGCAGGTATGTGTAAACATATGCCTATGTCTACGTACAAAATTTTCGAGCGGTTTATAGGCAGCACCTGCACCTCCAACGCGCATAAAAAAGCACGGCTAATATTTCCGCAAGTTGAATCGCGTGAAATACAAAGCCTGCCCTACCCTATTCGTTTTACTGAACCCAGCTTAGAACTTAGCTTAAGCAACCACGCCAATGTATTTTCAAAAGAGAGCTTGGATATAGGCGCTAGATTTTTTATCGAGCAGTTTCAACAACTACCGGCAGCGCAAAATATTATCGATTTAGGTTGCGGCAATGGCGTACTGGGCATTATTGCCAAGCGCATCATGCAGCAAAAAAGAATAGACAGTCACATACACTTTGTTGATGAATCGTTTATGGCTATTGCCTCAGCACAACAGAATTACCAACAAGCTCACCAACAAAGTAAAGATGCTAGTTTTTATCACAGTGAATGCCTCAGCCAATTACCCGGCCTGCCAGTAGACTTAATACTGTGCAATCCACCTTTTCATCAGCAACACAGTACCGGTGACTATATCGCCAAGCGTATGTTTAGCCAGAGTTATGAGCGCCTTAAACCGCAAGGCCAATTATGGGTTGTTGCCAACCGACATCTGCCTTACGCGCCTTACTTAAAAAATCTTTTTAGCCGCTGCAACACGATAGCAAAAAACAATAAATTTATTATATATCAATTAGTTAAGTAA
- a CDS encoding UvrD-helicase domain-containing protein — protein MNAPIDQAQRAAALNPLCSACVTAPAGSGKTELLSQRVLTLLARMDRPEEILAITFTRKAAAEMHHRIMQALLFARDNDQPVEEYKQVTWRLARAVLARDHACDWNLLVNSSRLKIQTIDSLCASLTRQMPILASFGAQPKIADNAEPIYQRAVANLLKHLESDTALAQHLESLLRHVDNDWRKTEKLLMDLLRCRDQWLFHIFIHQHEQPRAILESALQAVVQDHLAKLQQSLAPWAAELALLMDYAGHCLQQEHSDSPITLLAGCTGLPVGDGCELAAWQSIAELLLTAKGEFRKTVNKNTGFPAQTATGDKVVAKQRKEAMLQLIAQLADDAELATLLHELRVMPALHYPDEQWHFLAALTSLLPHLVAELMLEFQQQGEVDHSQIALAAIQSLGDALNPTELRLKLDYQLKHILIDEFQDTASTQFELLKCLLEGWQEHNQNNPDTPNTLFIVGDGMQSIYGFREANVGLFLEARRQGVNKLPLQALSLQVNFRSTPTIVEWVNKTFKQAFPQYENLGRGAVRYENSSAYQADTDSSAVQVFGLLGDDARQQEAQKVVALVQQHIANKPQASIAILVRTRNHLNDILPALFAAGIEWQATDINPLSKNSTIMDLLSLTKALLSSADRIAWAALLRTPFIALDNSDLHVLLGEQQKRVTVKQAINDEALCKGLSRYGQQRIALVRQVLQAANLQRGRQALRVQVHGVWLALGGPACVADSAEYLAVDDYLNLLERHEQSGLLSSMAQFEEAVARLYAAPQANDSCLQVMTIHKSKGLEFDTVILPGLDRRPRSDDKALLMWREYLSAQGDNHLLMSPLSATGKSDAVYDYLRYEKDQSRSLENTRLLYVAATRAISTLYLTFSQAAVYEAEAVKAPAKQSLLQSIWDSVKDEIVYSICRDHSDDEQLLIAFDAPEDSPVHYRLADDWQPPQWSFANPLADFYIKQPPESENNLPDFYEDTFPRQLGNIAHAILEHCVNAGVSYVDRLSDEQKVLWVRRLCHSQGVTKERWGDVNVFIDNMMTNVSNDPKARWLLSPQHKRSDVEYELLSCSDDVVSKRVIDRSFIDDEGVRWIVDYKTSSPQHGEALADFISKELGLYTPQLQQYQYLIQALHQDAGLDIPVKTALYFPAIPHWQEVEL, from the coding sequence AAGCCAGCGGGTATTAACCTTATTGGCCAGGATGGATAGGCCAGAAGAAATTTTAGCCATTACCTTCACCCGCAAAGCCGCGGCTGAAATGCATCACCGTATTATGCAAGCCTTGTTATTTGCCCGCGATAATGATCAGCCTGTAGAAGAGTACAAACAAGTTACCTGGCGTTTGGCTAGGGCGGTATTGGCACGTGACCATGCCTGCGACTGGAATTTATTGGTAAACAGTAGCCGCTTAAAAATACAAACCATAGACAGCTTATGCGCTAGCTTAACCCGGCAAATGCCTATACTGGCCAGCTTTGGTGCCCAGCCTAAGATTGCCGATAATGCCGAGCCTATCTATCAACGGGCAGTAGCTAATTTATTAAAGCATTTAGAATCTGATACAGCGCTAGCTCAGCATTTAGAAAGTTTGCTGCGTCATGTGGATAATGATTGGCGCAAAACTGAAAAATTATTAATGGATTTATTGCGTTGCCGTGATCAGTGGCTATTTCATATTTTTATCCATCAACATGAGCAACCCCGCGCTATTTTAGAATCGGCCTTGCAGGCGGTAGTACAAGATCATTTAGCCAAATTGCAGCAAAGCTTAGCGCCATGGGCGGCAGAATTGGCGCTCTTAATGGATTATGCCGGCCATTGTTTGCAACAAGAGCACAGTGATTCCCCCATTACACTATTAGCCGGCTGCACAGGTTTGCCTGTTGGCGATGGCTGTGAGTTGGCGGCCTGGCAGTCCATCGCTGAGTTGTTATTAACCGCTAAGGGTGAGTTTCGTAAAACGGTTAATAAAAATACCGGCTTCCCTGCGCAAACAGCTACGGGTGATAAGGTCGTGGCCAAACAGCGCAAAGAGGCCATGTTGCAGCTAATAGCCCAGCTGGCCGACGATGCAGAATTGGCTACGCTATTGCATGAGCTACGGGTTATGCCTGCCTTGCATTACCCTGATGAGCAATGGCATTTCTTAGCGGCCTTAACCAGCTTGTTACCGCATTTGGTGGCTGAGTTAATGTTGGAGTTTCAGCAACAGGGCGAGGTGGATCACTCACAAATCGCTTTGGCGGCGATACAGTCGTTAGGGGATGCGCTAAACCCAACGGAGTTACGTTTAAAATTAGATTATCAACTTAAGCATATTCTAATTGATGAATTTCAAGATACCGCTTCTACTCAGTTTGAATTGCTCAAGTGCTTGCTGGAAGGTTGGCAGGAGCATAATCAAAATAATCCCGACACACCCAATACCTTGTTTATTGTCGGCGATGGTATGCAATCGATTTATGGATTTCGCGAAGCTAATGTCGGATTATTCTTAGAGGCGAGGCGGCAGGGGGTTAATAAATTACCCTTACAAGCTTTGTCTTTGCAGGTTAATTTTAGATCGACGCCTACGATAGTGGAATGGGTGAATAAAACCTTTAAGCAGGCTTTTCCCCAGTATGAAAACTTAGGCCGCGGTGCGGTACGTTATGAAAACTCTAGCGCTTATCAAGCCGATACTGATAGCTCTGCAGTGCAAGTGTTTGGTTTGCTGGGCGACGATGCCAGGCAGCAAGAAGCGCAAAAAGTGGTTGCTCTAGTGCAACAACATATAGCGAACAAGCCTCAAGCTAGTATTGCTATTTTGGTGCGCACCCGTAATCATCTCAATGATATTTTACCCGCCTTATTTGCTGCCGGTATAGAGTGGCAGGCTACCGACATTAATCCACTATCGAAAAACAGTACGATTATGGATTTATTGTCACTGACCAAAGCGTTGTTAAGCAGCGCTGACCGTATAGCTTGGGCAGCGTTGTTACGTACACCTTTTATAGCCTTGGATAATAGTGATTTACATGTTTTATTGGGCGAGCAACAAAAACGAGTCACGGTTAAGCAGGCCATTAACGATGAGGCTTTGTGTAAGGGGTTATCCCGCTATGGCCAACAACGTATCGCCCTAGTCAGGCAGGTTTTACAGGCCGCTAACCTACAGCGCGGTAGGCAAGCCTTACGGGTGCAAGTGCATGGCGTATGGCTGGCTTTAGGCGGCCCTGCCTGTGTGGCCGATTCTGCAGAATATTTAGCGGTAGATGATTATCTTAATTTGCTAGAGCGGCACGAGCAGTCGGGCCTGTTATCGTCCATGGCTCAGTTTGAGGAGGCAGTGGCGCGTTTATATGCTGCGCCGCAAGCTAATGATAGCTGCTTGCAGGTAATGACTATACACAAGTCTAAAGGTTTAGAGTTTGATACGGTTATTCTGCCTGGCCTCGATAGGCGGCCGCGCTCGGATGATAAAGCCTTATTGATGTGGCGCGAATATTTATCGGCACAGGGCGATAACCACCTGTTGATGTCACCGCTGTCGGCTACTGGCAAAAGTGATGCGGTTTACGACTATTTACGTTACGAAAAAGATCAAAGTCGTAGTTTGGAAAATACGCGCCTGTTATATGTGGCAGCAACCCGCGCCATCAGTACGTTATATTTGACCTTTAGCCAGGCGGCCGTGTATGAAGCTGAAGCGGTGAAAGCGCCGGCTAAGCAGTCACTGCTACAAAGTATATGGGATAGCGTAAAGGACGAAATTGTTTATTCTATTTGCCGCGACCATAGCGATGACGAACAATTACTTATCGCCTTTGATGCACCGGAAGACAGCCCTGTGCATTATCGTTTGGCCGATGATTGGCAACCACCGCAATGGTCTTTTGCTAACCCACTGGCGGATTTCTATATCAAACAGCCTCCCGAGAGTGAAAATAATCTACCCGATTTTTATGAAGACACCTTCCCCAGACAGCTAGGCAATATTGCCCATGCCATTTTAGAGCACTGCGTTAATGCAGGGGTAAGCTATGTCGATAGATTATCCGACGAGCAAAAAGTGTTGTGGGTTAGGCGCCTGTGCCACAGCCAAGGCGTAACCAAAGAGCGCTGGGGTGATGTTAATGTGTTTATTGATAATATGATGACTAATGTCAGCAATGACCCGAAAGCGCGTTGGTTATTATCACCCCAGCATAAGCGCTCCGATGTGGAATATGAATTACTTAGCTGTAGCGACGATGTTGTATCTAAGCGGGTTATTGATAGATCGTTTATTGATGACGAGGGTGTGCGTTGGATAGTGGATTACAAAACCTCTAGCCCACAGCATGGTGAGGCACTAGCCGATTTCATCAGCAAAGAGTTGGGTCTTTATACGCCGCAATTACAGCAGTACCAATATTTAATTCAAGCCCTACATCAAGATGCGGGGCTGGATATACCGGTTAAAACAGCGCTGTATTTCCCTGCTATACCTCATTGGCAAGAAGTGGAGTTATAA
- a CDS encoding microcin C ABC transporter permease YejB, whose translation MLNYLLKRLLLIIPTLLGIMLLNFVIIQSAPGGPVEQMIAKLQGIGDSATARVSGSSQGETSNTSSHGLSPETLAKIEQMYGFDQPAHRRFIDMVIAYSQLDFGDSFYRNSSVIDLIKEKLPVSISLGLWSTLLVYLISIPLGIKKAINHNSRFDIISSAVITVSYAIPGFLLAIFLIVIFAGGSFLDWFPLRGLHSNDYQQLSLWGQIKDYFWHLALPLTAYTIGGFATLTMLTKNSFLDEINKQYVVTARAKGLTEQKILYGHVFRNGMLIIIAGFPAAFLSMFFTGSMLIEVIFSLDGLGLLGYESVINRDYPVIFATLFIFSLLGLLLKLLSDFTYMWVDPRITFNAQQ comes from the coding sequence ATGCTTAATTATTTATTAAAACGTTTGCTGCTTATTATCCCTACCCTATTAGGCATTATGCTATTGAATTTTGTCATTATTCAATCGGCGCCCGGTGGCCCGGTAGAGCAAATGATCGCCAAGTTACAAGGTATAGGCGACTCTGCTACCGCTAGGGTTAGCGGCTCCAGCCAAGGTGAAACCTCTAACACTAGCAGCCATGGCCTATCACCAGAAACTTTGGCAAAAATTGAACAAATGTACGGCTTTGACCAACCCGCCCACCGTCGCTTTATTGATATGGTCATCGCCTATAGCCAACTTGATTTTGGCGATAGTTTCTATAGAAACAGCTCGGTTATAGACTTAATCAAAGAAAAACTGCCCGTCTCTATTTCCTTAGGGCTGTGGAGCACCTTACTAGTGTATTTAATCTCCATACCCTTGGGCATAAAAAAAGCCATAAACCACAACAGCCGTTTTGATATTATTAGCAGCGCGGTAATTACCGTTAGCTATGCCATCCCCGGTTTTTTATTGGCTATATTTTTGATTGTTATTTTTGCCGGCGGCAGCTTTTTAGATTGGTTTCCGCTGCGCGGCCTGCACTCCAATGATTATCAACAATTAAGCCTGTGGGGTCAGATCAAAGATTATTTTTGGCACTTGGCGCTGCCGCTTACTGCTTACACCATAGGCGGTTTTGCCACCCTCACCATGCTAACTAAAAACTCTTTTTTAGATGAAATTAATAAGCAATATGTTGTCACTGCCAGAGCCAAGGGTTTAACCGAACAAAAAATTTTATACGGCCACGTATTTCGCAATGGCATGCTGATTATTATTGCAGGCTTCCCCGCGGCTTTTCTCAGTATGTTTTTTACCGGCTCCATGTTGATAGAGGTTATTTTCTCTTTAGATGGCTTAGGCCTACTGGGTTATGAGTCGGTGATTAACCGCGACTATCCCGTCATATTCGCCACCCTGTTTATTTTTAGCCTGCTGGGTTTGCTATTGAAGCTGCTTAGCGATTTCACCTATATGTGGGTAGACCCACGTATCACCTTTAACGCGCAACAGTAA